A window of the Polypterus senegalus isolate Bchr_013 chromosome 4, ASM1683550v1, whole genome shotgun sequence genome harbors these coding sequences:
- the tlr3 gene encoding toll-like receptor 3, translated as MKVKAFFYFLLKLFTLHLSSVECKTKCLIKGETADCTRLKLTAVPSDLPENISDLDMAHNQLHGLPSSAMSRYKELIYLDASYNSIQKIDPELCLVLPHLQALKVQHNEVHLLSEKDLKYCLNLTELNLSGNRLKMTADTFRHLQNLKILDVSKNELKSVNLGMSPQLPSLQVLNLSENKISEIKNEDFIYLSNSSLQLLKLASLPLKIIEKGCLSMIGQLHGLVLDNSKLDSKFIEDLSYELSETKISNLSLKNTDISIINNSTFRGLKETHLTVLDLSKNQINIISEYSFKWLSKLEHLYLQENFLDHLKNTTFYGLSNLKSLNLGRALIRGNKTSTPVVDDFSFQSLENLEYLVLQDNEFTGLKDNTFSGLRNLKYLTLSNCNINLNVINIRTLSSLSQSPLLFLNLTSVGISQINNGTFSWFPHLIKLYMGHNKIMQTLSGEEFRGLENIEEIYLSYNQKITLRPLSFCHVKTVRTLMLGRTLAGSLDFNSSPFQGLQNLTVLDLSNNNIANINDAVFSGLEHLKILKLQHNNLARLWKSGNPGGPVLFLKGLINLRILQLESNGFDEIPADGFKGLSQLIELDLGSNDLNFFPETLFKDLSLLRVLGIQKNLITSVPENTFKNVFSNLHILYIGKNPFDCTCESMNWFVNWLNKTNTSIPGLNSECICNTPPKYYNSSISDFDISPCKDLAPFAFFLSSTIVVLVFLFSAILIQFQGWRVQFFWNVLVNRILGYKEIDLGENRFEYDAYIIHAAKDATWVDRNVIPLRDKFQNMFHFSSEERDIAAGTFELEAIIESMSKSRKIVFIITNALLNDPWCKRFKVHQAMHQAIEQSRDSIVLLFLEDIPDYKLHQTLFLRRGMFKSRCILYWPVQKDRLQAFYQKMQVALGSSNRVN; from the exons ATGAAAGTGAAggcatttttttactttctactGAAACTTTTTACATTGCATCTCAGCAGTGTGGAATGTAAAACTAAATGTCTAATTAAAGGAGAAACAGCCGACTGTACTCGTCTAAAGCTGACAGCAGTTCCTTCAGATCTTCCGGAAAACATATCAGATCTGGATATGGCACATAATCAGCTTCATGGATTACCAAGTTCCGCAATGTCCAGATATAAAGAATTAATTTATCTGGATGCATCATATAACAGTATCCAGAAAATTGACCCAGAATTGTGTCTGGTCCTTCCTCATCTTCAAGCATTGAAAGTGCAACACAATGAGGTACATCTTTTATCTGAAAAGGATCTGAAATACTGCTTGAACCTGACAGAGCTGAACTTGTCAGGAAACAGACTCAAAATGACTGCTGATACATTTAGACACTTACAG aatttaaaaatacttgATGTTTCTAAAAATGAGCTTAAATCTGTAAATCTGGGCATGAGTCCACAGCTACCAAGCCTCCAAGTGCTAAACCTCTCAGAAAATAAGATCTCTGAAATAAAGAATGAAGACTTCATTTATCTTAGCAACTCATCTTTGCAGTTACTGAAATTGGCATCTCTTCCTCTGAAAATA ATTGAGAAAGGATGTCTCAGTATGATTGGGCAACTACATGGATTGGTTCTGGACAATTCCAAACTTGATTCTAAGTTTATAGAGGATCTCTCTTATGAGCTGTCAGAAACAAAGATCTCTAATCTGTCTCTGAAGAATACTGACATTTCAATAATAAACAACTCCACCTTTAGAGGTCTAAAGGAAACACACCTTACAGTACTGGATctctccaaaaatcaaataaatattataagtGAATACTCATTTAAATGGCTTAGTAAATTAGAGCATCTGTACCTGCAAGAGAACTTCCTTGACCATTTGAAGAACACTACCTTTTATGGACTGTCTAACCTTAAATCCTTAAATCTTGGCAGAGCACTTATAagagggaacaaaacatcaacacCAGTAGTTGATGATTTCTCTTTCCAAAGCCTTGAAAATCTGGAATACCTAGTGCTACAGGATAATGAGTTTACTGGCTTAAAAGATAATACCTTTTCTGGTTTAAGAAACCTCAAGTATTTAACTTTGAGTAACTGTAACATAAATCTAAATGTtattaacattagaacattatcATCTTTGTCACAGTCACCtcttttgtttcttaatttaacaTCTGTAGGAAtttcacaaataaacaatggaaCTTTTTCCTGGTTTCCACACTTAATTAAGCTATATATGGGGCATAATAAAATCATGCAGACGTTGTCCGGAGAAGAGTTTAGAGGATTGGAAAATATTGAAGAAATTTACCTATCCTACAACCAGAAAATTACTTTGAGGCCATTATCATTTTGCCATGTTAAAACTGTACGAACTCTTATGCTTGGACGTACCCTGGCTGGCAGCTTGGATTTTAATTCCTCTCCTTTCCAGGGTCTACAGAATCTTACAGTTCTTGATCTTAGCAACAATAACATAGCAAATATTAATGATGCTGTCTTCAGTGGACTTGAACATCTCAAAATACTCAAGCTGCAGCACAATAATTTGGCTCGCCTTTGGAAAAGTGGTAATCCTGGTGGTCCAGTGCTTTTCCTAAAAGGTCTTATAAATCTTCGAATACTTCAGCTTGAATCAAATGGATTTGATGAAATTCCTGCTGATGGATTTAAAGGACTGAGCCAGCTCATTGAACTTGATTTAGGATCAAATGACttaaatttttttccagaaaCTTTGTTTAAAGATCTTTCATTGCTCCGTGTTTTAGGCATTCAAAAAAATCTGATTACATCTGTTCcagaaaatactttcaaaaacGTCTTCAGtaatttgcacattttatacatAGGAAAGAATCCCTTTGACTGCACTTGTGAAAGTATGAATTGGTTTGTGAATTGGcttaataaaacaaataccaGTATTCCTGGATTGAACTCAGAATGCATTTGCAATACCCCACCAAAATACTACAACTCTTCAATCTCTGACTTTGATATTTCACCTTGTAAAGATCTAGCaccttttgcattttttcttagcAGTACAATAGTTGTTCTTGTATTCTTATTCTCAGCTATTTTAATTCAATTCCAAGGATGGAGAGTCCAGTTTTTTTGGAATGTTCTAGTAAATCGAATTCTTGGATACAAAGAAATTGATCTGGGTGAAAACAGATTTGAATATGATGCTTACATAATCCATGCGGCTAAAGATGCTACATGGGTAGATAGAAATGTGATTCCTTTACGAGATAAATTTCAGaatatgtttcatttttcttctgaGGAACGGGACATTGCCGCTGGCACTTTTGAATTGGAAGCAATTATTGAGAGCATgagcaaaagcagaaaaattGTGTTCATTATAACTAATGCCTTGTTGAATGATCCGTGGTGTAAAAG